The Thalassotalea sp. HSM 43 genome window below encodes:
- a CDS encoding DUF2141 domain-containing protein has translation MKKITTLLLAGLFAIPASAATLDIEVHGVQSEKGSLVINVYDNKKTWMEEDQQDIFKQHIVPLKGALKDGVLATEIDIPEGEYALHIYQDWDDNKEMDSNWIGIPKEPVATSNNAKGSMGPPSYKDAKFKVDATGAKQVVNIVEI, from the coding sequence ATGAAAAAGATTACAACACTCCTTTTGGCAGGTCTTTTTGCCATACCTGCAAGCGCTGCAACCCTCGACATTGAAGTCCACGGTGTGCAGTCAGAAAAAGGCAGTTTGGTTATCAATGTCTATGACAATAAAAAAACCTGGATGGAAGAAGATCAGCAAGATATTTTCAAACAGCATATTGTGCCGCTAAAAGGTGCGCTAAAAGACGGCGTACTAGCCACCGAGATTGATATTCCTGAAGGTGAATATGCCCTGCACATTTATCAAGATTGGGACGACAACAAAGAAATGGATTCAAATTGGATAGGTATCCCGAAAGAACCGGTCGCGACCTCTAATAATGCCAAAGGCTCTATGGGACCACCGAGCTACAAGGATGCCAAGTTTAAAGTCGACGCCACAGGCGCTAAGCAAGTGGTTAACATCGTCGAAATTTAA